One part of the Sesamum indicum cultivar Zhongzhi No. 13 linkage group LG14, S_indicum_v1.0, whole genome shotgun sequence genome encodes these proteins:
- the LOC105176811 gene encoding uncharacterized protein LOC105176811: protein MRYMKDTPVISPVSYPSRVAPLPEDRVKVGEEDKRDRNEELERERRRIEEDRRRGVLRYRKEEEVEENLPFPRVIKVENADQNSKKKGKMIYDLKEAIRLVKTNAKRNFDETFEVHVKMTPDLRRTDLKLSGFVRLPHGFGKTYRVAVFAEGAAAEEARDAGADIVGGPELVENIRTGQVKVDFDKCISTPSMMEHVKKLSRNLKQLMPDTKKGTLTNDISRSVKEAKEQSVLFKKDKTAIVHVGLGKVSFSEDALRENVGAFVNALLLAKPAGLKKSSKYAGYVDSFHVCSTMGPSFPISVQSLSMAADRYNRLQLR from the exons ATGCGGTACATGAAGGACACACCCGTGATTTCCCCGGTTTCTTACCCAAGTCGGGTTGCCCCGTTGCCCGAGGACCGGGTGAAAGTGGGAGAGGAGGACAAGAGGGATAGGAATGAGGAGTTGGAGAGGGAGAGGAGGAGGATTGAGGAGGACAGGCGGAGGGGGGTGTTAAGATATCGAAAAGAGGAGGAAGTGGAAGAGAATTTGCCATTTCCAAGGGTCATTAAAGTGGAGAATGCTGATCAAAACAGTAAGAAGAAAGGCAAGATGATTTACGATCTCAAGGAGGCTATTCGGCTTGTCAAG ACTAATGCAAAGCGAAATTTTGATGAAACTTTTGAAGTACACGTGAAAATGACTCCTGACTTGCGTCGAACTGATCTG AAACTGAGTGGTTTTGTGCGCCTTCCACATGGATTTGGCAAG ACATATCGGGTGGCTGTCTTTGCGGAAGGAGCTGCTGCAGAGGAGGCCCGAGATGCTGGAGCTGATATTGTTGGCGGCCCCGAGCTTGTGGAGAATATCCGGACTG GTCAAGTCAAAGTAGATTTTGACAAGTGTATTTCTACTCCGTCTATGATGGAGCATGTGAAAAAG TTATCGAGAAATCTTAAACAATTAATGCCAGACACCAAG AAAGGTACATTAACCAATGATATATCTCGGTCTGTCAAAGAAGCAAAGGAGCAAAGTGTTCTTTTCAAGAAAGATAAAACTGCAATTGTTCATGTCGGATTGGGGAAG GTTAGTTTTTCAGAGGATGCTTTAAGGGAAAATGTTGGTGCTTTTGTAAACGCTCTCTTGCTTGCAAAACCTGCTGGTTTGAAAAAGA GTTCCAAGTATGCTGGGTATGTGGACTCCTTTCATGTTTGCAGCACG ATGGGGCCGTCATTCCCTATTTCAGTACAATCGTTGTCAATGGCTGCAGACCGCTACAACAGATTGCAGCTGCGATAA
- the LOC105176812 gene encoding uncharacterized protein LOC105176812, which produces MDNEVVETSSELPLPEDFLHFLNQNGLDPSIYVASHSTPRYIRLKPGSEAQLPEIEAEIKCKLNEVSWLPNFYYLLPEVRIASTKAYQEGKIYGIDAASGAAVVALDISQGDHVLDLCAAPGAKLCMILDLLGCSGSVTGVDVARHRLAASRTMLQKYALGDRCRLFVADGTTFSLIPVRVESNSKSCNAEMEKNLEIYKEWTPRRPWKERKRMAKAMEYIDSMMSRQVQDPELIFYGRHSGVVGLSKHDVFQTFDDIEISQFGYDKVLVDAECTHDGSIKHIQKFEQWGWTTLSRRVLDAERTDALTVLQLKLLTNGFRLLKAGGCLVYSTCSLTVAQNEDIVEQFLSRHVSAELLEIEAAKNWPCRQARIPKTLRFDPLTSSTSGLFVAKFTKLDI; this is translated from the exons ATGGATAACGAGGTGGTTGAAACTTCCTCCGAATTACCACTGCCGGAAGACTTTCTGCATTTTCTCAATCAAAACGGCTTGGATCCTTCAATTTATGTTGCTTCTCACTCTACTCCTCGTTATATTAG GTTAAAACCAGGGTCTGAAGCCCAGCTTCCGGAAATTGAAGCAGAGATTAAATGTAAGCTTAACGAAGTGAGTTGGTTGCCCAACTTCTACTATCTTCTGCCTGAAGTTCGAATAGCCAGCACGAAAGCCTATCAAGAAGGAAAG ATATATGGCATAGATGCAGCTTCAGGAGCTGCTGTTGTTGCTTTGGATATTTCTCAGGGAGATCATGTTCTTGACCTCTGTGCAGCTCCTG gtGCTAAACTTTGTATGATATTGGACCTTCTTGGCTGTTCAGGTTCTGTAACTGGTGTAGATGTTGCTAGACATAGGTTAGCAGCTTCTAGAACAATGCTGCAGAAATATGCTCTTGGTGACCGATGTCGTCTTTTTGTTGCGGATGGAACAACATTCTCCCTTATTCCAGTCAGGGTCGAATCTAACTCTAAATCAT GCAATGctgaaatggaaaaaaatttggaGATATACAAGGAGTGGACTCCTAGGAGACCATGGAAAGAACGGAAAAGGATGGCTAAAGCTATGGAATATATTGATTCTATGATGTCCAGACAAGTTCAGGATCCAGAACTTATATTCTATGGTCGTCACTCTGGGGTGGTTGGTTTGAGCAAACACGACGTGTTCCAAACCTTTGATGACATTGAGATTTCGCAATTTGGCTATGACAAG GTTCTTGTGGATGCAGAATGCACACACGATGGTTCAATTAAACACATTCAGAAGTTTGAACAATGGGGCTGGACAACACTTTCACGCCGTGTACTGGATGCTGAGAGGACTGATGCCTTGACTGTTCTTCAG TTAAAGTTGCTCACCAATGGATTCAGATTACTCAAAGCTGGGGGATGTCTTGTCTATAGCACCTGCAG TTTGACAGTTGCTCAGAATGAAGATATAGTAGAGCAGTTCCTTTCACGACATGTATCAGCTG AGTTGCTGGAGATAGAAGCTGCCAAGAATTGGCCCTGTAGGCAAGCAAGAATACCAAAGACTTTACGGTTTGATCCACTTACATCATCTACAAGTGGGCTTTTTGTTGCCAAGTTCACAAAGTTGGACATTTGA